The Nomascus leucogenys isolate Asia chromosome 21, Asia_NLE_v1, whole genome shotgun sequence genomic sequence GGTCATCGGGGTCGGGGTGAGCGGGGCCGGGGTGAGCGGGGTCGGGGTCGGGGGTCGGGGGTCAGCGGGTCGGGGGTGAGCGGGGTCGGGGGTCAGCGGGGTCGGGGTGAGCGTGTCGGGGTGAGCGGGTCGGGGGTCAGCGGGGTCGGGGTGAGCGGGGTCGGGGGTCAGCGGGGTCGGGGTGAGCGGGGCGGGGTCAGCGGGGCCGGGGTCGCAGCACCCCCCCGTCCCCCACGCCCCGCCGAGTTTGGTGCCCACCTCGCGCAGCCGCCGGCTCTGCGGCGTGAAGCAGCCCATCACCTCTCCCGGCGGCGCCCCCGCCAGGTCCCTGCGGCCGCGACCCTCCAGCCGCTGCAGCGCTGACGGCGGCATCTCGTCGTACAGGCGGTAGGACAGGTTCCGCAGCACGCACACCGCGTTCTCCACGCTCTGCGGGCAGGGGCGCGGGTCAGAGCGGCGGCCCCGGGGGGCACGGCCCCTCCTCCACACCGCGCCCCTCACCTTGTCCTCGCATTTGCCCACGTCCAGGGCGTGGTTGATATAGGTGACCAGGGCGTCCACCAGCCCGTGGCATTCCCGCATCTTCTGGCGAGTGGCCTGAGAGGCTGAGCTGAGGTTCCTGGGGACCGAGGTGGATCAGAGCCCCCCAGGGACCCCCCATCCCAGGCCTTGCCCCGACCCATCCTGGGCCCTCGCAAGCCCATTCCCCATTGCGAGGCGTGCAGTGTGTGGGGCTGTGAACGCCAGGCCAGACGGAGTCCCTACAATGACCCGCGCCTGCAGTCCCCACCCCACTGCCCGAGGCTGGCGCACCTGAGGAAGCCGGTGGCGTTGTAGAAGATCTCCGCCTCCGAGGCGTTCTGCTGGATGAGGGGGGGACCCCCAGCCCCCGATAGGGGGCTCAACACCAGGTCTGTGAGCTGCTCCAGCGTGTCTCTGGCCAGGCGGTCCTTCAGGTGGTCGCTGGATGAAAGGTTCCACAGGATCCCTGGCCGACGGGGGAGGCTGCTATCAGCGTCTGCCCTCCAACCCCCTCCGCTTTTCTGGGGATGGTGTGAAGAGGTCTTGCCTCTCCCCAGGGGCTGGCCTGGTGTTCTGTGCCTCACCCACGTGCCCCACTGGCGAGACCCTGGGGTGGCATTTGAGGTGATAGAGCTGGGACCAAGCAAGAGGGGACAagatgtgggggtggggtggtgagcAGGCCTGGCAGTGGAGGTGGCTCCAAGGAGACAAAGCCGCAGGACAGGGTGGCCAGGGGTCCTGGAAAGAGGCGGGCAGTGGAGGCCCAAGTAGAAACACGGCCAGCAAAAGGGACAAAGGGATGGAGGGGAACCGAATGGGGTGGAGGGGTCAGAACGGAGGAGAGAGGACAGGCAGAGGAGGGACAGGCAGAAAAGGGGGACAGGAGGAGAGGGGACAGGTGGGGGGATAGGCAGAGGgggcaggtggaggaggggggCCAGGTGGGGGGACACAGAGGGAGGACAGGAGGAGCAGGGGACAGGCAGAGGGGGCAGGTGGAGGAGACGGCAGGTGGATGAGTGGGGCAGATGGAGGGCAGGTGGAGGGGGTAAGGCAGTGGGGGATAGGCAGGGGGGAGGTGGAGTAGGGGGCGCAGGTGGCGGAGgggcaggtggaggaggggggCAGATGGTGGGCAGGTGgggggggcaggtggggaggaaggCAGAGGGGTGATAGGCAGAGGGACACAGCTGGAGGAAGGACAGGTGGAGGAGGGGACGGGTAGCACCTGTGACGTTTTTGCGAAGCTCATCATCCTGCTCCCGCAGTGTCCGCAGCAGCTCGAAGATCCCGTTCTCCTCCACCAGGGCCAGCTTGTTGTCAGCGTTGTCGTAGATCAGGTTGCGCATGGCACCTGTGGCATGGCGCTGCACTTCCTGGTTTGCATGGTTGAAGAGCTTCACCAGCCTAGGCACGGCCTGAAGGCTGCGGGCCTGCGGGCACAGGCATATGGGGGTGCACAGACGCATGTGGATGGATGCAGATCATGCACTTGTGTGCAGTCGTGTCCAGGTGCGTAGATGTAGATATGCAGAGGATGCAAGTGTATAGGGAGGTGACACAGGTGTATGGAGGTGATGCAAATGTATACGGGTGTATGGAGGTGACACAGGTATATACGGGTGTGAGTGTATGGAGGTGACGCAGGTGTAGGTGTATGCGGGGGTATGGAGGTGATGCAGGTGTATGCGGGGGTATGGAGGTGATGCAGGTgtatgggggggggggggggggggggggggggggggggggggggggggggggggggggggggggtaggAGGTGATGCAGGTGTATGCTGGTGTATGTAGATGTATGCAGGTGTATGTGGGTGTACGGAGGTGATGCAGGTGTATGGGGGTACGGAGGTGATgcaggtggggggggggggggggggggggggggggggggggggggggggggggggggtgtatGTGGGTGTACGGAGGTGATGCAGGTGTATGTGGGTGTACGGAGGTGATGCAGGTGTATGTGGGTGTACGGAGGTGATGCAGGTGTATGTGGGTGTATGGAGGTGACGCAGGTGTATGTGGGTGTATGGAGGTTATGCAGGTGTATGTGGGTGTACGGAGGTGATGCAGGTGTATGTGGGGGTATGGAGGTTATGCAGGTGTATGTGGGTGTATGGAGGTGATGCAGGTGTATGTGGGTGTACGGAGGTGATGCAGGTGTATGTGGGTGTATGGAGGTGATGCAGGTGTATGCTGGTGTATGTAGATGTATGCAGGTGTATGTGGGTGTACGGAGGTGATGCAGGTGATGCTGGTGTATCCAAATTGTATCCTCCTGCTCTTCCTCTGCTAGGGGGCTCTGGACAGAGTGGGGTCTACCCAGTCGGCTTGGGGATCATGAGGGTGGTCAGTGAGCAGAGGCCAGTGGGAGGTGGTGGGGCCCACGAGGGAGGTCACTGGGGGCAGTGAGTGGGTGGTCGGGGTGGTCACCTGCTTCTTGGCGACTGCATCGCTGTAGCACTTGTGCTGGATGTAGGCCGCTCCCAGCACCTGCAGGTTGGGGTCTGAAGCCATGAGGTACTTGACTGCTGAGGGCAGGTCAATGTCATCAAAACTGCAGAGccaggggtcaggggtcaggctAACTTTGGGTTCAGGCTCGGCCTGTGGCAGAAGCCCCCGCCCTGAGCCAGGCCAAGCTGCTCACCCGCTGCTGAGTCTCTGCAGGGTTCGGTGGCTACCGTAGCTGTTGAACCCACGCACGTCCGGCAGGTGGCCCGAGTCagccaggctgaggctgaggctgcgcACAGATGGCGCTCGAGCCACAGGCTCCAGGACGGCCCCCGGCGCTGCCCCACCTACCCCGCGGCTCCGGTGGCCGCTCTGGAATCGCTGCAGGGTCCGCATGGCAGGGGCGCGGATGGTCCGGCTCGGGGAAGCCTCAGGGGCCTCGGGCCAGTCCAGCCCCCCTGCccggctggagctggagctggccTGGCGCTCGTACGCAAAGGCCCTGTAGGTGGAGGTGGCTGCAGGCTCCAGCTGCTCAGACAGCACGCTGTAGCGGTCGTCCAGGCCCCCGGCCCCCAGCCGCAGCGAGCGCAGGGACAGCGTGTCATAGTCGGCCCGGCTCCCAACCCCACTGCGCTCatggaaggacacaggcctggcggGCATGGGAGGGGTGGGCTGGGCACCCCTGTACCCAGCGGCCCCAAAGGCGCTGCCCCCGTTGTGGGCGGAACTCAGCCTCCGACTGCAGCTCAGGTCTACGGCGGAGCGGGAGGACCAGGAGGCTGGGCTGTAGGCTGGCTTGGCGATGGGCCGGAAGCCCTGTGGGTGGAGAGGGGGCGGTGAGGGCGTGCCTGGGCTCACCTGTGTCCAGCCCTGCTACAGAGCCTCCCACTCTCCGGACTGCAGAGCTCAGATCGTCCCCCTTGGGCTGGGCCCATCGCTCACCGAGGTCTTGTCCCCACTCAGGCCCTGAGAGCGAGAGCTGAAGCCAGCCTGCAGGGTGTGGTACTGCCCCCTGGATGTGCCTGTGGAGAGGGACGGTGGTagcccagctctgccacacaGCAAAGCACTGGCCTCCTGCCTTCTCTCCACCACTCCATCGCTATTGGCAACCCTAGGAGCAGCCTCCAATCCAGGGCAGGGAGGCCAGGGGGGTCTAGGGCCAGTGCCTCCGCATTCCTGCTATGGCCTGGTCTCCTCACGTGTCAGCCCTGGTGGTCCACCTTCCACAGCCCACCCCCAGCTGTGCCTCCTCTGCCCGAGAGGGCAGATACGCTCACCCACTGACCTCCTGGTCTCCAGGAGGAATGTGCCAGGGACTCTGACATCAGCTCTCCAATCCCTGCCATGGTACAGCGCCCAggctcctccaggaagccagcCTGGCCTGCCCCGGCCCACACTGACTCCTTTTGAGTCCCTCCTGTGCCCAAACCTCACTTGTGCCCGGTCACAGGAGAGTGACACTGTCTCCCTGGACCAGTATGCCCTGTTGCAGTGCCCTCTCCCATCCGGCAGAGCCCGAGGCAGGGGCCACACCCACCCTGTCCAGCCACACACGCCAAGGGCAGCTGCGTCAGCCCGACTCCACAGTAAGTGGACAGACAGGTGGGTGGGCAGAGGGTGGAGGGCGGAGGGTGGAtggagagacaggcaggaggaGGATGGGAGGGCTGCTGTGACTGTTGGAAGGATGGACAGAGTGGTGGATGGAGGGGTGGGAGAGCCGGGGACGACAGGGTCCCGTGGGTGGATGGTGAGTGGGCAGAGGGATGGACTCGTGGATGGGTGCAGAGAGGACGGGCTGACGGTGGGGGCATGAGAAGGCCCAGCAGAGTGACCTGGCTGAGGGGCTCAGGGTGGGGTACAGGGAAAGGGGCCGTGGCCCTCCCACAACTCTGCCCAGAGCTGGATGCTCTGTGGGGCACCCCCACCGCAGGGGCCCCAGACTCACCCTGGTTAATGGGGCTTCTGGGCCAGGGCTATTAACCCTCTGACGCTCGTGAGGCCCAGCCCAGAGTGGGGGCACGCCCCAGCCTGGGgacctcacccccaccccccaattaTAATCCATCTCCCTCTAATTGGCAGGGCAGCCAGGGTGGTAATTAACCCTTCCCTCACCGTCCTCCACCCCATGACCCCTGGGCACCCGACTTGGCCACCAGCAAGGCTGAGGCCCCTGGAGGGAGGACCCCAGGGTCCAGGCCGCTGGGCCGGCCCCTCCACTGGGCGACCTTCACTTCCCCccagccagtgtggctggaggccAGTCCTGGGGAGGGCCCCTCTAAACACCAAGTGGACCACGATGAACTGGCATCTGGGTCCCTGGCATTCTGGGAGGCCCATCTTACTGTCTAACTTTAATCCCTGTTGCTGTAGCTTGGGAAGGAGGAAATGACATTCCTAGAACCACTGCCCTCAACTCACAGCGTCTGTGCTCCTGTCACTTGCActcacacgcatgcacacacacccgcGTGAGTGGGGCCAGGATTCCGCCACAGATGGGTCTGGCTGGCACCGAGGGGTGCTCCTCCACCCGCTGTTTCCACAGAGAAATCTGGGTCACTCCAGCCGGGCCCTCCCCTCCAATTCCTCAGGGAGCCCCTGGTCCAGACAGGCCTGGCTTTCCTCCAGGACTTCCAGTGCCCCCACACCTCTCCCCGCTTTCCTGTTCTGCTCATTCCCATGAGGTGTGGGAGGAGCGTGGGGGTCTGGGTGTCCCTGAGACCCTGTGTGAGCCCGTGCTACCGGGGCCAGGCGCGTGCATGTTCCGGGTTCGCCGACTGAGGGGCCTGGCCCGCTTGCCATGTGCCAGCCTTCCCTGTCATCCGCCACAGGGAGGGCTCCAGGCCTCCAGGCACAGGTGGGGCCCGGCCAGGCTCAGTCTCTGGAGGACCCGGGGGTCCCTGCTTGGATGGGGCAGCCCCACCCATGGCTTCTCCCCACGCCCGTTGGGGCGGGGTGCGTGACTCAGTGTGTGAGGCCTGGTGAGTCAGGAGGCAGCCTCACTGCGGCCTCTGCCCTCGCACTACCACGTCCGCCCGCAGCCACCTCTCCCCGCCACCGCCGTCCCTGCCGCTGTCCCCACCGCCTACCTCTGGCAGTCTCGGCCTCAGGCTGGGGCTCAGCAGCCCCGTTGTGCCGCGGCTGCTGTCCCAGCTGCAAGAGGCGGGCGCGGACCTGCTCCTGGACGCGGGCTGCCCGCAGCCGCTCGGCCTCCGGCCCCTCGGCGCCCCTGCGGTCCAGCTGCAGGTCAGAGGGCAGCGCCAGGGAGCACACGCCGGCCTCAGGCTGCAGGGCCGACAGCAGGAAGTTACCGTCCTGCATGGCGGCAGGTCCACCGGGCCTGGGCCTGGCGGCCGCCTCCAAACCCAACTGTCTTCACGTCTTGTCCCTCGAGGCCCTCTCCCTGAAGTCCCCGCCCCGCCAGCCTCACCCAGAGCCGCCTGAAGACAGACGCCTGCCCAGCGCTGAGCACAGCTAGGGGCGGGGACACCTGgccaggtgggagggaggggccgCCGCCTGCTTAAGGTGGAATTTGGGCGGAAGAACAGGCCTTGCACGGCCCCAGGTCCCAGCCTGGCCTCCCGCCTCCTTTTCTCCCATCCCAAGACAGGGCCACGGGGGGCCTGGGTCCTTCTTGTTCTCAGCCTGTAAAGGCCAGACTGGGCCCTTTGTCGTGGGGCTGGGACAGAGGGGCCCTCTGTGTCCTGAGTGTCAAGGAAGGGCAGGGGGCCTGCGGGGGGCCTATGTCCTGCCACCCCCAGACGAAGGGGAGGGTGACCCACTCCCTGGGGGTCTAGGGCCCTAGGTAGCTCCAAGAACCAGACAGCCTCCATGGTAGCCCAGCCTTGCTGGTGAGGCGGGGATGAGGCCTAGGAAGGGGTTGGAAGGACACACTGTTGGGGGCCAGGGGTCAGGACAAAGGCTGGAGGGACGGAGCTTTAGGGTCCAACAGGACTCCATGGAGGCCCTGGCCCTGGTCCTTGGAACCCAGCGAGGAGCCCCGTCCCCACCAGGAAGCATGTAGATGGACCAGCCCTCCCCCGAAGCCTGCAGACCCTGGAACTCACCCCCAGGACCCCCTCACTCCCTACAGAGGCCTCCAAAACCCTCTCTGGCTTCTGGGACCCTGGCACCACTGCTTCTGCCCcccaggccctggggtgggaggcTGTTCCCAGCACATGAGTCAGGGTGCAGGGGGGCGGGGCTGCCCCAGGGGGTTGACTCAGAAGGCCTGCACTCCTGTCAGCGCAtgccaggctggggcaggagcgGGTGTGCGGGGAAGAGCCAGGGGGTCTGGGAGAGCAGAGGCCGGGGTGGAGAGGGAGCGAGGGTGGGGGGGCCCCTGGTGGGgatggtggggtggtgggaggccTGTGGTGGGGTGGCCCCAGACCAAGCAGGGCTTGTGCCCAGAAGGTCTCCTTTGAGCATCACAGGCCTGTCAGTCAGGAGCCAGTGGAGCCAGCAGGTGGGCTCTGAGGCCCTCTAGCCTCTGGGACAAGCCCCTCGTAGATGGGGGTGGGGATAAGCCTaggagggctgggggtgggagctgAACATCTGTGACAACTTCTGGGCTTCTCTCACGAGCGCATCTGacagcctctgcctcttcctgGACCCTGGACCTTGGCTCTGGGCTCCCCTCCAGGGCagacccctgcccccagccccgtCCCCGGAAGATTTGTGCCTTaatggggctgggggcaggggtctGGTGTGAGGGTCGGGTCAGGGTTAGGAGGCAGCATTAAGGGTGAGGTCAGTGCTGAGGGGGAGGAAGCTGGAGAGTGGGAGTCGGAGGTCAGCATGGGGGGTTAAAGCGGGAGGGGAGGGTCCGTCCACTGAAAGGATGGGCGAAGCCTGGGATGGGGCCACCGGGTGGGGTTGGGGTggcggggcagggcagggagaccTACCTGGCTCGTGGTCCGGATCCCGCCAGCCTCCCAGCTCATCCCAGAGGCCACTGCTGACGGCCGAGGTGTCCTGGGCTCCATCCCTGGCCCGGCGCGTGCGGGGCAGCCTCTGCGGCGGGGACAGGACTGTGGGGGCCTCGGAGGGCGGGGTGGGAACGCCCAGCTCATCGGACTGGCTGATTCCCTGGGAGACGGGTTTCGTGTGGAAAAATCCTGGGAGACAAGTTTGTGCGGCGCAGAGCAGGCCTGGAGGTATGTGCCTGGCACGGGCTGGGTCCCGCCCTGCACCCAGGTCCACCCCAGGCCCACCTGGAGCCCTGCAGAGGCCAGGCCGGGCCGCATGACGGGGGAAGCCAGCCTGGAGGGCCTCTGCAGCCCGGTCAGGCCGAAGGGCTCACAAGACGGCTCAGTGAAGGGGCTTCCGTGCGGCTGGAGCTATGATGGGAATGCCGGTACCCCACAGCCTGCAGGGCCCCGACGGCTGGCTCTGCcaaccttccctcctccccttggCAGAGAGGGCTGTGGGTGCCCCCCCCAGAGCTGCGGCGCCTCCCTGAGGATGCATGATGCCCGCCAGGCACAGTTTTGGCAAAGCCAGGAATCTGGGGTGCACCTTCCCTCACTGCGGCCGGGGCAGACGGACGGCCATGCCTGCTAGGCGGCTGCTGCAGCTTCCAGCTCCAGGCTGGGAGGAGTCTTATCTGACCCCCGTGACCAGCCCTGAGTGTCTCACTCTCCCTGGAGCCAGTTCCTGGCACAGGAGCCCTGGATGGGGGCTTGACAgcgggcttcctggaggaggcggtTGTCTGTGGGGCCTGGAATCTGCATGTAGCCTCAGTCCGCTCTGGATGCACAATCAGGTTGAGAGCCTGGAACCTGATGGCCTCGAAGGGTGAATGAGCGCTGCTCTTAGATGGGTCCCGGGTGGCGGGTGGCCTGTCAGTCACCTCCCAAGAGGCAGTGGGAGAGGGTGCAGGAGGGCTTCGGGGCACGGTGGGCTCAGCGTAGGGGGCACGGTGGGCTCAGTGTAGGGGGCACAGGAGGCGCTCACAGAGAaggtgggctgggcccaggtcGTGGGCAGAGCTGCCAGGTGCGTGCCTGGAGTTGTGGGAGGACACAGAAGACAAACCTCCAGGGCAGAGCCTGCGTGGGTGGAGGGGGATGGGGTGGGCGTCTTAAGGAGCAGAAAGGGGAGGATCTGGGGAGAAAGGTGTGAGGACATTGGAAGCAAAATAATAGTCAAAGCCGAATTCAGGAGTGAGCCAGTGCACAGAGAGGATTGCGAGGTTGCCTCAGGTCCCACCGCCTGCAGGGGTGGGGTTTGGAGTGCATTAGGGGAGCCCCTTGGTGGTTGATGGACCCGGCGTGGGGGCACAGCTCACCCAGAGGCAAGCGTCCTGGCGCTTCCTGTTGGCGCCCACGCTTGCAAACCTTCCGACCTGGGCTCCAGCCAAGTCCAACCCCTCCACGGAGCCTACACGGCTGCCCATGGGCACCACCCCTCACCCTATGGAGTGtggcccctgcctctgccctgggccTGTGGCCGGGGCAGCTCTGAGGTCTCTGGCCTTGGTCCTTGGCATGGAAGGTAGCTGAGGGGTACGGCCCCTGTAGGGACACCTTTCATCTGCACACACCCCATCCACTGCCGGCCTGTTGGTCAGTCTGTCCATCCGTCCATCTACTACTTGTTCATTCATTGGACGAGTCCCGGGCTCTTCCTATGCCCCCAGCGCTGCTCTGGGGAAGGCGGCGTATGTCTGAGACAGGTGGGGCATCTCCTGGGGGTTCTCCTGGGGTCTGGCCTCAGGAGGGTGTATGGACCCATTCAATTAGTCCCAAGTGTCCCTCACCAAATTGCAGCTACTGACAGGTGGTGGCAGCTCCTGTTGCTTTCCTGTTATAAACAGATGGCGCTGTGGGGCCAGGTCCTCCTCAAACAAGGTGGAGGGAGAAAGTCCTGGGAATCAGGGGCCTGGCCTAAGAAGGTGctttctgaaaggaaaaaaagctaaCCCCTCCATGGAAAAGCTCCCTGTCTTCATAAGACTGTGTTGATTCCTGACATGGTGGAGGAAGGAGGCCTGAGATGCCACTCAGAGTTGTGCCAAGAGATGGGGAGGGGGGCCCAGATTGGAGAGGAGAACTGAAAGGCCCACTCTGGAGTCCAGGAGGAGGTCCATCCTCCTTCCCTCGACCCCCAAAACCCTGGGGGCTCCTGGATGGCAATGGTGGTCTGGACGACTGTAGCTGGGGAGAGGAGTCCGGGGACCCATCAGTCCTGCTGTACCATCTGGGAGACCGGCCCGAGGTCCGACAACCCACGTTTCCAGGGACTGTCTGTCCTCCTGTGGTCCCCTGTGGCCGGAGGAtgacccaggtgccgaggcaagagactgaaaGCACAAActttcagtataataaagaaaatagagtaaGAATAGTTGTAATACAAATTAGATACAGAGATGATCATGGACATTATCAATCATtagtataaacattattaatcattagcttttatCATGGACATTATCAGTCAGCATAAACATTAATCACTAGCTTTTATATTACTCTTTGTCGTATTACTAACATAACCTAGGAATAACCGGGGGGTATAGGGTCAGGTgctgaagggacattgtgagaagtgacctagaaggcaagaggtgagcccTCTGTCACGCCCGCGTAAGGGCCgcttgagggctccttggtcaagcAGTAACGCCAATGCCTGGGAAGGCACCTGTTACGTAGCAGACCgtgaaagggagtctcctttccttggaggagtcagggaacactctgctccaccagcttcttgtggGAGGCTGGATATTCTCCAGGCCTGGCCGCAGTCATCCGGAGGCCTAAACCCTTCCCTGTGATGCTTCAATGGTCACactccttgtccactttcatgctCCTCCCGTACTCCCGGTTCCTCTATGAAGTTCTTAGTAGACAGCGGTAGAAGAAACAGTGgaagtcttaa encodes the following:
- the PKP3 gene encoding plakophilin-3 isoform X1; protein product: MEPRTPRPSAVASGMSWEAGGIRTTSQPEAGVCSLALPSDLQLDRRGAEGPEAERLRAARVQEQVRARLLQLGQQPRHNGAAEPQPEAETARGTSRGQYHTLQAGFSSRSQGLSGDKTSGFRPIAKPAYSPASWSSRSAVDLSCSRRLSSAHNGGSAFGAAGYRGAQPTPPMPARPVSFHERSGVGSRADYDTLSLRSLRLGAGGLDDRYSVLSEQLEPAATSTYRAFAYERQASSSSSRAGGLDWPEAPEASPSRTIRAPAMRTLQRFQSGHRSRGVGGAAPGAVLEPVARAPSVRSLSLSLADSGHLPDVRGFNSYGSHRTLQRLSSGFDDIDLPSAVKYLMASDPNLQVLGAAYIQHKCYSDAVAKKQARSLQAVPRLVKLFNHANQEVQRHATGAMRNLIYDNADNKLALVEENGIFELLRTLREQDDELRKNVTGILWNLSSSDHLKDRLARDTLEQLTDLVLSPLSGAGGPPLIQQNASEAEIFYNATGFLRNLSSASQATRQKMRECHGLVDALVTYINHALDVGKCEDKSVENAVCVLRNLSYRLYDEMPPSALQRLEGRGRRDLAGAPPGEVMGCFTPQSRRLRELPLAADALTFAEVSKDPKGLEWLWSPQIVGLYNRLLQRCELNRHTTEAAAGALQNITAGDRRWAGVLSRLALEQERILNPLLDRVRTADHHQLRSLTGLIRNLSRNARNKDEMSTKVVSHLIEKLPGSVGEKSPPAEVLVNIIAVLNNLVVASPIAARDLLYFDGLRKLIFIKKKRDSPDSEKSSRAASSLLANLWQYNKLHRDFRAKGYRKDDFLGP
- the PKP3 gene encoding plakophilin-3 isoform X2, producing MQDGNFLLSALQPEAGVCSLALPSDLQLDRRGAEGPEAERLRAARVQEQVRARLLQLGQQPRHNGAAEPQPEAETARGTSRGQYHTLQAGFSSRSQGLSGDKTSGFRPIAKPAYSPASWSSRSAVDLSCSRRLSSAHNGGSAFGAAGYRGAQPTPPMPARPVSFHERSGVGSRADYDTLSLRSLRLGAGGLDDRYSVLSEQLEPAATSTYRAFAYERQASSSSSRAGGLDWPEAPEASPSRTIRAPAMRTLQRFQSGHRSRGVGGAAPGAVLEPVARAPSVRSLSLSLADSGHLPDVRGFNSYGSHRTLQRLSSGFDDIDLPSAVKYLMASDPNLQVLGAAYIQHKCYSDAVAKKQARSLQAVPRLVKLFNHANQEVQRHATGAMRNLIYDNADNKLALVEENGIFELLRTLREQDDELRKNVTGILWNLSSSDHLKDRLARDTLEQLTDLVLSPLSGAGGPPLIQQNASEAEIFYNATGFLRNLSSASQATRQKMRECHGLVDALVTYINHALDVGKCEDKSVENAVCVLRNLSYRLYDEMPPSALQRLEGRGRRDLAGAPPGEVMGCFTPQSRRLRELPLAADALTFAEVSKDPKGLEWLWSPQIVGLYNRLLQRCELNRHTTEAAAGALQNITAGDRRWAGVLSRLALEQERILNPLLDRVRTADHHQLRSLTGLIRNLSRNARNKDEMSTKVVSHLIEKLPGSVGEKSPPAEVLVNIIAVLNNLVVASPIAARDLLYFDGLRKLIFIKKKRDSPDSEKSSRAASSLLANLWQYNKLHRDFRAKGYRKDDFLGP